In one Deltaproteobacteria bacterium genomic region, the following are encoded:
- a CDS encoding response regulator gives MARIMIIDDQAFYRDYLAYELRQEGHRICSGPGTDNILEAVDTLQPDIVLIDPFYRDLSGYRLVERLKEEYPHLPVILMSVYDSGRAESDKVTCDGYAMKSVDTTEIKSTIHELLIAHLTKGMEGRCLEYSS, from the coding sequence ATGGCTCGCATTATGATTATCGACGATCAGGCGTTCTATAGGGATTACCTGGCCTATGAACTCCGACAAGAGGGACACCGGATTTGCTCGGGGCCCGGGACGGACAACATCCTCGAAGCCGTCGACACACTCCAGCCGGATATCGTGCTGATAGACCCCTTTTATAGGGACTTATCCGGATACCGCCTTGTGGAGCGCCTTAAGGAGGAATATCCCCACCTCCCCGTGATTCTCATGAGTGTGTACGACTCGGGCAGGGCGGAATCGGACAAGGTGACCTGCGACGGATACGCGATGAAAAGCGTGGACACTACGGAGATCAAATCGACGATCCACGAACTCCTCATTGCACATTTAACCAAAGGCATGGAGGGAAGATGTCTAGAGTACTCTTCGTAG
- a CDS encoding response regulator: MSRVLFVDDDYHIRALYAEELAEEGYDIITWGDVSRLMDVISMKKPDVLVMEIHLEKEDQWDLLKTVRKDCPTLPVILNTATLNLPIERDVLVAAHVIKSIDMTELKTKIRSILEVASAFRWDLPKSPMLPASLQQNATQPPLLLTYNSRSE, from the coding sequence ATGTCTAGAGTACTCTTCGTAGACGATGACTATCATATTCGGGCCCTGTATGCCGAAGAATTAGCCGAAGAAGGATATGACATAATCACGTGGGGAGATGTGTCACGTCTGATGGATGTCATCAGCATGAAGAAACCGGATGTGTTGGTAATGGAGATTCATCTGGAGAAGGAAGACCAGTGGGATTTACTCAAGACGGTCCGTAAGGATTGCCCGACACTGCCGGTGATTCTCAATACGGCGACGTTGAATCTGCCGATAGAGAGGGATGTGTTGGTGGCCGCGCACGTGATCAAGAGTATCGACATGACGGAGCTAAAAACCAAGATCAGGTCGATTCTTGAGGTCGCTTCGGCCTTCCGGTGGGACCTGCCGAAGTCGCCTATGCTTCCGGCATCGCTGCAGCAGAACGCGACTCAGCCTCCTCTACTGCTGACGTATAACAGCCGTTCCGAATGA